The following proteins are co-located in the [Limnothrix rosea] IAM M-220 genome:
- a CDS encoding M48 family metallopeptidase codes for MTGIKHHFVGLTADQFRHPLDREATNNLRQLPGLDLLIRSVLGSTAEQVFRFNNLASSILVGDRQLPHLHNLLKEACNILDLETPDLYIQQNPVPNAYTFAMRGEKPFMVIHTSLVEMLDDKEIQAVMAHELGHLKCEHGVYLTLANLLVLATNALPVWGTLAAQSMQEQMMSWLRCAELSCDRAAFLVSQDPKIIMSVLMKLAGGSPSLAPLLNLDAFMEQAKTYEALSQSQLGKVLQENQSAQLTHPVPVIRAQAIREWSGSQEYSNLLQKKDSGYSSKGLSKGGWRNW; via the coding sequence ATGACTGGGATAAAGCACCATTTTGTTGGTTTGACGGCGGATCAGTTTCGTCACCCCCTTGACCGCGAAGCGACGAATAATTTGCGGCAGCTACCGGGGTTGGATTTGCTGATCCGTTCGGTGCTAGGTTCCACGGCGGAGCAGGTTTTTCGGTTTAATAATCTGGCATCCAGTATCCTCGTCGGCGATCGCCAGCTACCCCACCTCCATAATCTTTTAAAGGAAGCCTGTAACATCCTTGATCTTGAAACGCCAGATCTCTATATCCAGCAGAACCCTGTGCCCAATGCCTATACCTTTGCGATGCGTGGGGAAAAACCATTTATGGTGATTCACACATCCCTAGTGGAAATGCTGGATGACAAGGAGATCCAAGCGGTAATGGCCCACGAGCTGGGTCATCTTAAATGTGAGCACGGCGTTTATCTTACTTTGGCCAATTTATTGGTTTTGGCGACCAATGCTTTACCGGTTTGGGGAACGCTTGCTGCTCAGTCGATGCAGGAACAAATGATGTCGTGGCTACGCTGCGCTGAACTGAGTTGCGATCGCGCGGCATTTCTGGTGAGTCAAGACCCAAAAATTATTATGTCGGTGTTGATGAAGTTAGCGGGTGGATCGCCTAGTCTTGCGCCGTTGCTCAACCTTGATGCATTTATGGAGCAAGCAAAAACCTATGAGGCTCTTAGTCAGAGTCAACTGGGTAAAGTGTTGCAAGAAAATCAAAGTGCTCAGCTCACCCATCCGGTTCCGGTCATCCGTGCCCAGGCGATTCGGGAGTGGTCTGGTTCCCAAGAATATTCTAACTTGCTTCAAAAGAAGGATTCGGGTTATAGTAGCAAAGGCTTATCCAAGGGCGGATGGCGAAATTGGTAG
- a CDS encoding rubredoxin: MSDRPIEKTLAELAPASYECPSCGYIYDPNKGESRNKTEPGTKFEELPLIWNCPVCGVDKGQFRNIGAADAPSGFEENLQYGFGFNNMSSNQKNLIIFGTLGLFILFFLSLYGLD; this comes from the coding sequence ATGAGCGATCGCCCAATAGAAAAGACATTAGCCGAACTCGCCCCGGCCAGCTATGAATGCCCCAGTTGTGGCTACATTTATGATCCCAACAAAGGCGAAAGTCGTAACAAAACCGAGCCCGGCACAAAATTTGAAGAGTTACCTCTCATCTGGAATTGTCCAGTATGTGGTGTCGATAAAGGTCAATTTCGAAATATCGGCGCAGCAGATGCTCCGTCCGGTTTTGAAGAGAACCTACAATATGGTTTCGGCTTTAACAATATGAGCTCCAACCAAAAAAATCTCATAATCTTCGGCACCCTAGGACTCTTTATCCTCTTCTTCCTAAGTCTCTACGGCTTAGATTAA
- a CDS encoding cation:proton antiporter, with protein sequence MADSFDLTLQIIIAVFAGISAQVLGEFLKIPGIVLLLIFGIVLGVDGFAVLHPSEFGVGLEVLVALAVAIILFEGGLNLRLKELNEVSGSLRNLVTFGTLITLAGGGIAAHYLAEFPWPIAFLYAALVVVTGPTVVGPLLKQVAVEKKVATLLEGEGVLIDPVGAILAVVVLDTILNADAGLLEIAGGLILRLGIGTLIGAAGGWLMGQFLRLATSLSEDLKNLLVLASIWGLFGFAQYVSQESGLMAVVVAGIVLRALSIPEERLLRRFKSQLTVLCVSVLFILLAADLSLASIVALGWGSFLAVATLMFVVRPISVALCTANSDLSWRQKFFVAWVAPRGIVSASVASLFAIILTEQGFNGGASIKALVFLTILMTVFIQGLTAKWIARQLQITSSSAKGAVIVGSNPLSRIVAKIFQDQGESVVIVDTDAKACEEAKAQDLEVYQSSALNAEVLEEIGISSMGTFLSLTSNGEVNLVLAQRAVEEFQPPRVVAFFEEGDQNNAIANKSKIGQAFTGGFSVKTWNQYIRDQQVKLGKSTIGVAEKTEKTEKKTFYFQSLIESGELLPLLIKRDDNLMVMRSLNELQSEDELIYLLHDPRPQLLKRLSGGMQSSRLALEELPEVENFKLQSAPESDSQSEDNG encoded by the coding sequence ATGGCAGATTCATTTGACCTCACATTGCAAATTATCATTGCGGTTTTCGCTGGAATTTCCGCACAGGTGCTGGGCGAATTTCTAAAGATACCGGGCATCGTCCTGCTGCTAATTTTTGGGATTGTTCTCGGTGTTGACGGTTTCGCCGTGCTTCATCCCAGCGAGTTTGGGGTTGGCCTAGAGGTATTGGTCGCCTTAGCCGTTGCCATCATTTTGTTTGAAGGCGGGCTAAATCTCCGTCTCAAAGAGCTGAATGAGGTTTCCGGGAGTCTACGTAATCTCGTCACTTTCGGTACTTTGATCACCTTGGCTGGTGGGGGAATCGCCGCCCATTATTTGGCTGAGTTTCCCTGGCCGATCGCCTTTCTTTATGCGGCCCTAGTCGTCGTCACCGGGCCTACCGTGGTGGGGCCTTTATTGAAGCAAGTTGCCGTTGAAAAAAAAGTCGCAACATTACTAGAAGGCGAAGGTGTCTTAATTGACCCCGTCGGTGCCATCCTTGCCGTTGTTGTCCTTGATACCATCCTGAACGCTGACGCTGGGCTGCTGGAAATTGCCGGCGGATTGATCCTGCGTTTGGGGATTGGCACATTAATTGGTGCTGCTGGTGGTTGGCTTATGGGACAGTTTCTGCGTTTAGCGACATCCCTTTCCGAGGATTTGAAAAATTTACTTGTTTTAGCAAGTATTTGGGGATTATTTGGGTTTGCTCAGTACGTCAGTCAAGAGTCTGGCTTAATGGCGGTTGTTGTGGCGGGTATTGTATTACGGGCTTTGTCGATTCCTGAGGAGCGGCTCTTACGACGGTTTAAAAGTCAGTTAACGGTACTCTGCGTTTCGGTTTTATTTATTTTGCTAGCGGCAGATTTATCTTTGGCTAGTATTGTGGCCTTGGGTTGGGGGAGTTTTTTGGCGGTTGCGACGTTGATGTTTGTCGTGCGGCCGATCAGTGTGGCGCTTTGCACGGCGAATAGTGATTTAAGTTGGCGACAAAAGTTTTTTGTTGCTTGGGTTGCGCCGAGGGGCATTGTCTCAGCGTCTGTTGCTTCTTTGTTTGCGATTATTTTGACGGAGCAGGGGTTTAACGGTGGTGCATCGATTAAGGCACTGGTCTTTTTGACTATTTTAATGACGGTTTTTATTCAAGGATTGACGGCGAAATGGATAGCGCGGCAGCTACAAATTACGTCGTCTAGTGCGAAGGGAGCTGTGATTGTTGGGTCAAATCCCCTGAGTCGCATTGTGGCAAAGATTTTCCAAGATCAAGGGGAATCGGTCGTGATTGTTGATACGGACGCGAAGGCCTGTGAGGAAGCGAAGGCGCAGGATCTAGAGGTGTACCAAAGTAGTGCGCTCAATGCTGAGGTTTTAGAGGAGATTGGCATTAGTTCGATGGGGACATTTTTGTCTCTGACGAGCAATGGTGAAGTGAATTTGGTGTTGGCGCAGCGGGCTGTGGAGGAATTTCAGCCGCCTAGGGTTGTGGCCTTTTTTGAGGAAGGGGATCAAAATAATGCGATCGCCAACAAATCCAAAATTGGTCAGGCGTTTACTGGGGGGTTTTCTGTAAAAACGTGGAATCAATATATTCGTGATCAGCAGGTCAAACTGGGTAAATCGACCATTGGGGTAGCGGAAAAAACCGAAAAAACTGAGAAAAAAACTTTTTATTTTCAATCGCTCATTGAATCGGGGGAGTTATTGCCTTTGCTAATCAAACGTGACGATAATTTAATGGTGATGCGATCGCTGAATGAATTACAGTCAGAAGATGAGTTGATTTATTTACTCCATGACCCCCGTCCTCAGCTACTGAAGCGCCTTTCTGGAGGTATGCAATCTTCTCGGTTGGCTCTAGAAGAATTACCGGAGGTGGAAAACTTTAAGCTCCAATCAGCCCCCGAATCTGATTCACAGTCGGAAGATAACGGTTAA
- the psbE gene encoding cytochrome b559 subunit alpha gives MAGTTGERPFSDIVTSIRYWVIHSITIPMLFIAGWLFVSTGLAYDAFGTPRPDQYFTDSRQEIPIVTDRYNAVDEINEFNK, from the coding sequence ATGGCAGGTACTACCGGAGAACGCCCGTTTTCTGACATCGTAACCAGTATTCGTTACTGGGTAATTCATAGCATTACAATTCCGATGCTATTTATCGCAGGCTGGCTATTTGTAAGTACTGGTTTGGCTTACGATGCTTTTGGCACACCTCGCCCTGATCAGTATTTTACTGACAGTCGCCAAGAAATTCCGATCGTCACTGATCGCTATAATGCGGTTGATGAGATTAACGAATTTAACAAGTAA
- a CDS encoding tetratricopeptide repeat protein yields the protein MTELTIEQRFEKGFERYDAGEAPETLLPEFLEICRLDPKNAAAWSCVAWLHLLRDKPDLALPAAQRSIKLDHRNPQAHVNAALALLGTGGKGVRKHIELVQKVMDFSDEVKTDINENIEDGLKRKPDWKDLQKVKKWLSE from the coding sequence ATGACTGAACTCACTATTGAACAACGTTTTGAAAAAGGTTTTGAGCGTTACGATGCGGGCGAAGCTCCTGAAACGCTTTTACCGGAATTCTTGGAAATTTGTCGTCTCGATCCGAAAAATGCGGCAGCTTGGAGTTGTGTGGCTTGGCTGCATCTTTTAAGGGATAAGCCGGATCTGGCTTTGCCCGCCGCCCAACGCAGCATCAAACTGGATCACCGTAATCCCCAAGCCCATGTTAATGCTGCCCTTGCCTTGCTTGGCACTGGCGGGAAAGGTGTTCGCAAGCACATCGAGCTAGTACAGAAGGTCATGGATTTTAGCGACGAAGTTAAAACGGACATTAACGAAAATATTGAAGACGGCCTCAAGCGTAAGCCTGACTGGAAGGATTTACAGAAAGTGAAAAAATGGCTTTCTGAGTAG
- a CDS encoding photosystem II reaction center protein L, producing the protein MEKNQNPNRQPVELNRTSLYLGLLLVAVLGILFSSYFFN; encoded by the coding sequence ATGGAAAAAAATCAAAACCCCAATCGGCAACCCGTTGAGCTAAACCGTACATCTTTGTACTTGGGTCTGCTTCTTGTCGCCGTACTCGGTATCCTTTTCTCCAGCTACTTCTTTAACTAA
- a CDS encoding photosystem II reaction center protein J has product MSEGGRIPLWIVAVVAGMGVIAVVGIFFYGAYAGVGSAV; this is encoded by the coding sequence ATGTCTGAAGGCGGAAGAATTCCCTTGTGGATTGTTGCAGTTGTTGCAGGTATGGGTGTTATCGCTGTTGTTGGCATCTTTTTCTATGGTGCTTATGCCGGCGTTGGCTCTGCTGTCTAA
- a CDS encoding HesB/IscA family protein, protein MTQATTTSGIQLTETALQHVLGLRQQQGKDLWLRVGVRQGGCSGMSYMMDFDSPDSVNEHDEVFDYADGFKIICDKKSLLYLYGMVLDYSTAMIGGGFQFTNPNANQTCGCGKSFGV, encoded by the coding sequence ATGACCCAAGCGACTACTACTTCAGGCATTCAACTCACCGAAACGGCTCTACAGCATGTCTTAGGACTACGCCAACAGCAAGGCAAAGATCTCTGGCTTCGGGTGGGTGTCCGTCAAGGCGGCTGCTCTGGCATGTCCTATATGATGGATTTTGACTCTCCCGACAGCGTTAATGAGCATGATGAAGTGTTTGATTATGCCGACGGTTTTAAGATTATTTGCGACAAAAAAAGTCTTCTGTATCTCTATGGCATGGTGCTGGACTACAGCACAGCGATGATTGGCGGCGGCTTCCAGTTCACGAACCCCAATGCTAACCAAACCTGTGGTTGCGGTAAATCCTTTGGGGTTTAA
- a CDS encoding photosynthesis system II assembly factor Ycf48 has product MSLFSKLFKPLQKIVLAIAVLSLCMGCVEAPIISNSPWQEINLNTDSTFANIAFTDDLQHGWLVGTKETLFETKDGGNTWEERIINLGEEKESFTGVSFYGEEGWITGRPSILLHTNDGGENWARIPLSSKLPGAPYNITALAPNTAEMVTDLGAIYKTTDGGKNWKALVEGAVGVARTIERSADGKYVAVSARGNFYSTWSPGDSEWTPHNRNSSRRLQSMGFDGQDNLWLLARGGVVQFSDSTNPDNAEAWSEPITPQYRNSVGLLHMGYRTPEELWAVGGSGSLVVSKDGGQTWFRDAEIENVPTNFYRVVFLNKEKGFILGQQGVILRYDNSTEAA; this is encoded by the coding sequence ATGTCTTTATTTTCGAAATTATTCAAACCATTACAAAAAATAGTTTTGGCGATCGCCGTACTGTCCCTTTGCATGGGCTGCGTAGAAGCCCCCATCATTAGCAATAGCCCCTGGCAAGAGATAAACCTCAACACCGACTCCACCTTCGCCAATATCGCCTTTACCGACGATCTACAACATGGTTGGCTCGTCGGTACAAAAGAAACACTCTTCGAAACCAAAGACGGTGGCAACACCTGGGAAGAACGCATTATCAACCTTGGCGAAGAAAAAGAAAGCTTCACAGGCGTAAGCTTCTATGGCGAGGAAGGCTGGATTACTGGTCGCCCTTCCATTTTGCTTCACACCAATGACGGCGGCGAAAACTGGGCACGCATTCCCCTGAGCAGCAAGCTACCCGGTGCTCCCTACAACATCACCGCCCTAGCCCCGAATACAGCCGAAATGGTCACTGACCTCGGTGCGATCTACAAAACCACCGACGGAGGGAAAAACTGGAAAGCCCTCGTCGAAGGCGCAGTCGGTGTTGCCAGAACCATTGAGCGCTCCGCCGATGGTAAATACGTTGCAGTATCCGCCCGCGGTAACTTCTACTCCACTTGGTCTCCCGGCGATAGCGAGTGGACTCCCCACAACAGAAACTCCTCTCGACGCTTACAAAGCATGGGCTTTGACGGCCAAGACAATCTCTGGTTATTAGCCCGTGGCGGTGTCGTCCAATTTAGTGATAGCACCAACCCAGATAATGCAGAAGCTTGGAGTGAGCCCATTACACCCCAATATCGCAATAGCGTCGGCCTCTTACATATGGGCTACCGTACTCCCGAAGAACTTTGGGCAGTTGGTGGTAGCGGTAGCTTAGTTGTCAGTAAAGATGGTGGTCAAACTTGGTTCCGCGACGCTGAAATCGAAAATGTCCCCACTAATTTCTATCGTGTTGTCTTTTTAAACAAAGAAAAAGGCTTTATTCTTGGGCAACAAGGGGTGATTTTACGGTACGATAATTCCACTGAAGCGGCTTGA
- the psbF gene encoding cytochrome b559 subunit beta, which yields MTSGPNNQPVSYPIFTVRWLAVHTLAVPSTFFVGAIAAMQFIQR from the coding sequence ATGACAAGCGGTCCCAATAATCAACCTGTTTCTTACCCCATTTTTACTGTCCGTTGGTTGGCAGTTCACACCCTTGCTGTCCCCTCAACTTTCTTTGTTGGGGCGATCGCCGCTATGCAGTTTATTCAACGATAG